Proteins from one Lachnospiraceae bacterium KGMB03038 genomic window:
- a CDS encoding ABC-F family ATP-binding cassette domain-containing protein, which translates to MILACHAIEKAFGEEIIVKNGSFHIEEHEKTALVGPNGAGKTTLLKMIVGELAPDNGTVTLSKDKTLGYLAQHQEMNSTHTIYEEVRTAKAEIFEIERRIREIEREMPHLQGERLQEQMETYHRLTTLFEAENGYACESEITGVLKGLGFQESEFTKTVDTLSGGQKTRVSLGKLLLKKPDVLLLDEPTNHLDLNSITWLETYLLNYPGAVLIVSHDRYFLNRVVTKVVEIEHGELNTYLGNYTDYSNKKKQIQEAKLKEYLNQQQEIRHQEAVIEKLRSFNREKSIKRAESREKMLEKIKLVEKPVTQETEIHLKLEPSCQSGNDVLSVERLSKSFPPQTLFHDVSFQIRRGEHVAVIGDNGTGKTTLLKILNQVISPDSGSFSLGTNVHIGYYDQEHHVLHMEKTIFEEISDDYPSLTNTQIRNMLAAFLFTGDDVFKRIQDLSGGERGRVSLAKLMLSEANFLILDEPTNHLDITSKEILERALNDYTGTVLYVSHDRYFINQTATRILELVNHQFVNYIGNYDYYLEKKEELTAAYTTASSDSSASQEMSGSSTKQSWQEQKEAQARQRKRANDLKRTEARIEELEERSAAIDQLMTEEEVYTNSVKCQELAGEKAQIEAELADLYEQWEDLAE; encoded by the coding sequence GTCACGCAATTGAAAAAGCATTTGGAGAAGAAATCATTGTAAAAAACGGCTCCTTTCACATAGAAGAACATGAAAAAACCGCCCTGGTAGGACCAAACGGGGCGGGCAAGACGACTTTGCTCAAAATGATCGTCGGCGAACTTGCCCCGGATAATGGAACTGTTACGCTGTCCAAGGACAAAACCCTTGGTTATCTGGCCCAGCATCAGGAAATGAACAGTACCCATACCATCTACGAAGAGGTCCGGACTGCCAAGGCGGAAATCTTTGAAATCGAACGGCGCATCCGGGAGATCGAACGTGAGATGCCACACCTCCAGGGGGAACGGCTTCAGGAACAGATGGAAACCTATCACCGCCTGACCACTCTTTTTGAAGCAGAAAACGGTTATGCCTGTGAAAGTGAGATCACAGGCGTTTTGAAAGGTCTTGGTTTCCAGGAATCAGAGTTTACAAAAACCGTAGATACCCTTTCCGGCGGCCAGAAAACCCGTGTCTCACTGGGAAAACTCCTTTTAAAAAAGCCGGACGTCCTGCTTTTGGACGAGCCTACCAACCACTTAGACCTGAATTCTATTACCTGGCTGGAAACCTATCTCTTAAATTATCCGGGAGCCGTCCTGATCGTCTCCCACGACCGGTATTTCCTGAACCGGGTGGTCACGAAAGTGGTAGAGATCGAACACGGAGAACTGAATACTTATCTTGGCAATTACACCGATTATTCCAATAAGAAAAAACAGATCCAGGAAGCGAAATTAAAAGAATACCTGAATCAGCAGCAGGAAATCCGCCATCAGGAAGCTGTCATTGAAAAACTCCGCTCTTTTAACCGGGAGAAATCCATCAAGCGGGCAGAGAGCCGGGAGAAAATGTTGGAAAAGATCAAGTTGGTGGAGAAACCAGTCACGCAGGAAACGGAGATCCACTTAAAGCTGGAACCCTCCTGTCAGAGCGGAAACGATGTACTTTCTGTAGAGCGCTTAAGTAAATCTTTCCCCCCACAGACTTTATTTCACGATGTCAGCTTCCAGATCCGCCGCGGCGAACATGTGGCTGTGATCGGCGACAATGGCACGGGAAAGACTACACTTTTAAAGATTTTGAATCAGGTGATCTCCCCGGATTCGGGAAGTTTTTCTCTTGGGACCAATGTCCATATCGGCTATTATGACCAGGAGCATCATGTGCTGCACATGGAAAAGACGATCTTTGAAGAGATTTCCGATGACTATCCTTCCCTTACCAATACTCAGATCCGCAACATGCTGGCCGCGTTCCTCTTTACTGGAGACGATGTGTTTAAGCGGATCCAGGATTTAAGCGGCGGGGAACGGGGCCGGGTCTCTCTTGCCAAACTTATGCTTTCCGAGGCTAATTTCCTGATCCTGGACGAGCCTACCAACCACCTGGATATTACCTCCAAGGAAATCTTGGAGCGGGCCTTAAACGACTATACCGGAACGGTGCTCTATGTCTCCCATGACCGGTATTTTATCAACCAGACCGCCACGCGGATCTTGGAGCTGGTCAACCATCAGTTTGTCAACTATATTGGAAACTACGATTATTATCTGGAGAAAAAGGAAGAACTGACGGCCGCGTACACCACTGCTTCATCGGATTCATCCGCTTCCCAGGAAATGTCTGGTTCCAGTACAAAGCAGAGCTGGCAGGAGCAAAAAGAAGCGCAAGCCAGACAGCGCAAACGCGCCAATGACTTAAAACGTACAGAAGCACGGATCGAGGAATTGGAAGAACGAAGCGCCGCCATCGACCAGCTTATGACGGAGGAAGAAGTCTATACCAACTCTGTCAAATGCCAGGAGCTGGCCGGGGAAAAAGCTCAAATCGAAGCAGAACTGGCAGATCTCTATGAGCAGTGGGAAGACCTGGCGGAATAA
- a CDS encoding aminoacyl-histidine dipeptidase: MAVLNQVKPEKVFHFFEELCQIPHGTFDTKRISDYCVAFAKERGLEVQQDEANDVIIKKPGTKGYEDSEPVILQGHLDMVCEKTPDSDHDFKTDGLDLYVEDGYVKAKGTTLGGDDGIAIAMAMAVLDSSDIPHPPIEAVFTVDEETGMGGAEAVDLSGLKGKKLLNIDSEEEGVLTSGCAGGIVFETKIPVEREDRTGTKIRVKVHGLLGGHSGNEIHRQRGNAHKMMGRLLYRIQQEVPISLISINGGSKDNVIASESEAVFLAEPEKEARILEMIGEMKEIWLQEFMGEEPTLEVTYGAEGTAREAVMTKESAEHVIMYLMLCPDGLQEYSRKLKGLAETSLNIGVAETSEDTVRTVHLIRSSVESRKQQLREQLEQCGKAAGGTTRTISQYPAWQFDPDSELRKVMVDIYTRMFGKEPVVSAVHAGLECGLFLGKRPDLDCVSFGPNILDIHSFNEKLDIASTERTWEFLKEILKELK, from the coding sequence ATGGCAGTATTAAACCAGGTAAAACCAGAAAAAGTCTTCCATTTTTTCGAAGAGTTGTGTCAGATCCCTCACGGGACCTTTGATACAAAGCGGATCAGTGATTACTGTGTGGCGTTTGCGAAGGAACGGGGACTGGAAGTACAGCAGGATGAGGCGAATGATGTGATCATCAAGAAGCCTGGGACTAAAGGGTATGAAGACAGCGAGCCAGTGATCCTTCAAGGACATTTGGATATGGTCTGCGAGAAGACGCCGGATTCCGACCATGATTTTAAAACCGATGGACTGGACTTGTATGTGGAAGACGGATATGTGAAAGCCAAAGGGACCACGCTTGGCGGAGACGATGGCATCGCGATCGCGATGGCCATGGCGGTCCTGGACAGCAGCGACATTCCCCACCCACCGATCGAGGCCGTATTCACAGTAGATGAAGAAACCGGAATGGGCGGCGCGGAAGCCGTAGATCTGTCAGGTTTGAAGGGAAAGAAGCTTTTAAACATCGATTCCGAGGAAGAAGGCGTCCTGACTTCTGGATGCGCGGGAGGAATCGTGTTCGAGACGAAAATCCCGGTGGAAAGAGAGGACCGTACCGGAACCAAGATCCGAGTTAAAGTCCATGGACTTCTGGGCGGCCATTCAGGAAACGAGATCCACAGACAGCGCGGAAACGCCCATAAAATGATGGGAAGACTTCTGTACAGGATCCAGCAGGAGGTTCCGATCAGCTTGATCTCCATCAACGGAGGGTCCAAAGATAACGTGATCGCTTCGGAATCGGAAGCGGTATTTCTGGCGGAGCCGGAGAAGGAAGCCAGGATCTTGGAGATGATCGGCGAGATGAAGGAAATCTGGCTGCAGGAATTTATGGGAGAGGAACCCACTCTGGAAGTAACCTATGGAGCAGAGGGAACTGCAAGGGAAGCGGTTATGACAAAAGAAAGCGCGGAACATGTGATCATGTATTTGATGCTTTGTCCAGATGGGCTTCAGGAATACAGCAGGAAACTGAAGGGCCTGGCAGAGACTTCTTTAAATATCGGCGTGGCAGAGACCTCAGAGGATACCGTCCGGACGGTCCATCTGATCCGCAGTTCTGTAGAAAGCAGAAAACAGCAGCTTCGGGAACAATTGGAGCAGTGCGGCAAAGCCGCAGGCGGAACCACCCGGACCATCAGCCAGTATCCCGCATGGCAGTTTGATCCGGATTCTGAACTTCGGAAAGTCATGGTGGATATTTACACGAGAATGTTCGGAAAAGAGCCGGTGGTGTCGGCAGTTCACGCAGGATTGGAGTGCGGCCTGTTCCTTGGCAAACGCCCGGATCTGGACTGCGTATCCTTTGGCCCAAATATCCTGGATATCCACTCCTTTAACGAGAAGCTGGATATTGCTTCCACAGAGCGTACCTGGGAATTTTTGAAAGAAATCTTAAAAGAATTAAAATAG